In Paroedura picta isolate Pp20150507F chromosome 1, Ppicta_v3.0, whole genome shotgun sequence, the following are encoded in one genomic region:
- the LOC143835211 gene encoding squalene synthase-like isoform X1 produces MDTIEDDMTISLETKVPMLRNFHSYLYQPDWKFMGSKGKDRQLLEDFPTISLEFRNLAKVYQEIIVDVCHMGGLGMVEFLEKKVDSKQDWDKYCHYVSGLVGIGLSRLFSASKLEDPIIGQDTDLANSAGLFLQKNNIIRDYLEDQVEGREFWPREVWSKYVKKLSDLAMPENIDKAVQCMNELITDTLHHVPDFLTYLSRLRNQSVFNFCAIPQVMAIATLAACYNNKQVFRGVVKIRKGQAVTLMMDATNIDAVKAIVYQYVEEIYQKIPSTDPSSSRTQQIITSIRSLSVPSGALISRAHYSPIYLSCVILLAALSWHYLSTFSKVTEEYGRELSTEL; encoded by the exons ATGGACACCATTGAGGACGACATGACCATCAGTCTAGAAACCAAGGTCCCCATGCTACGGAACTTTCACTCCTACCTATACCAGCCAGACTGGAAATTCATGGGGAGCAAGGGCAAAGACAGGCAGTTGCTAGAGGACTTCCCAACG ATCTCTCTGGAATTTCGGAACTTGGCAAAAGTCTATCAAGAGATCATTGTCGACGTTTGCCACATGGGGGGACTTGGGATGGTGGAGTTCCTGGAAAAGAAGGTGGATTCCAAGCAGGATTGGGATAAG TATTGCCACTATGTTTCTGGCCTGGTTGGGATCGGCCTCTCCCGGCTCTTCTCTGCATCCAAGCTGGAAGATCCCATCATTGGACAAGACACGGATCTGGCCAACTCCGCGGGCCtcttcctgcaaaaaaacaacaTAATTCGAGACTACCTGGAGGACCAAGTAGAAGGCAGAGAATTCTGGCCCAGAGAG GTTTGGAGCAAGTATGTGAAGAAACTTTCTGATCTGGCCATGCCAGAGAACATCGACAAGGCTGTTCAGTGCATGAATGAGCTCATCACCGACACACTCCATCACGTTCCGGACTTCTTGACCTACTTATCCCGTCTGAGAAACCAAAGCGTGTTCAATTTCTGTGCTATTCCCCAA GTGATGGCCATTGCCACTTTGGCTGCCTGCTACAACAACAAGCAGGTTTTCAGAGGGGTGGTGAAGATCCGGAAGGGACAAGCCGTCACCCTGATGATGGATGCCACCAATATCGATGCTGTCAAAGCCATCGTGTACCAGTACGTGGAAGAG ATCTACCAGAAGATCCCAAGCACTGATCCTTCTTCCAGCAGAACTCAACAGATCATCACTTCCATCCGATCCCTGAGTGTCCCCAGCGGCGCCCTCATCTCCCGAGCCCATTACTCACCCATCTATCTGTCCTGTGTCATCCTCTTGGCTGCCTTGAGCTGGCACTATCTGAGCACCTTCTCAAAAGTGACAGAGGAATATGGGCGAGAACTGAGCACAGAGCTCTGA
- the LOC143835211 gene encoding squalene synthase-like isoform X2 yields the protein MDTIEDDMTISLETKVPMLRNFHSYLYQPDWKFMGSKGKDRQLLEDFPTISLEFRNLAKVYQEIIVDVCHMGGLGMVEFLEKKVDSKQDWDKYCHYVSGLVGIGLSRLFSASKLEDPIIGQDTDLANSAGLFLQKNNIIRDYLEDQVEGREFWPREVMAIATLAACYNNKQVFRGVVKIRKGQAVTLMMDATNIDAVKAIVYQYVEEIYQKIPSTDPSSSRTQQIITSIRSLSVPSGALISRAHYSPIYLSCVILLAALSWHYLSTFSKVTEEYGRELSTEL from the exons ATGGACACCATTGAGGACGACATGACCATCAGTCTAGAAACCAAGGTCCCCATGCTACGGAACTTTCACTCCTACCTATACCAGCCAGACTGGAAATTCATGGGGAGCAAGGGCAAAGACAGGCAGTTGCTAGAGGACTTCCCAACG ATCTCTCTGGAATTTCGGAACTTGGCAAAAGTCTATCAAGAGATCATTGTCGACGTTTGCCACATGGGGGGACTTGGGATGGTGGAGTTCCTGGAAAAGAAGGTGGATTCCAAGCAGGATTGGGATAAG TATTGCCACTATGTTTCTGGCCTGGTTGGGATCGGCCTCTCCCGGCTCTTCTCTGCATCCAAGCTGGAAGATCCCATCATTGGACAAGACACGGATCTGGCCAACTCCGCGGGCCtcttcctgcaaaaaaacaacaTAATTCGAGACTACCTGGAGGACCAAGTAGAAGGCAGAGAATTCTGGCCCAGAGAG GTGATGGCCATTGCCACTTTGGCTGCCTGCTACAACAACAAGCAGGTTTTCAGAGGGGTGGTGAAGATCCGGAAGGGACAAGCCGTCACCCTGATGATGGATGCCACCAATATCGATGCTGTCAAAGCCATCGTGTACCAGTACGTGGAAGAG ATCTACCAGAAGATCCCAAGCACTGATCCTTCTTCCAGCAGAACTCAACAGATCATCACTTCCATCCGATCCCTGAGTGTCCCCAGCGGCGCCCTCATCTCCCGAGCCCATTACTCACCCATCTATCTGTCCTGTGTCATCCTCTTGGCTGCCTTGAGCTGGCACTATCTGAGCACCTTCTCAAAAGTGACAGAGGAATATGGGCGAGAACTGAGCACAGAGCTCTGA
- the LOC143835220 gene encoding squalene synthase-like isoform X1, protein MPMELLKKWLGHPEELYNLVKFKLGGYKAVMPQADEDMLCDSLRTCYTYLNQTSRSFAAVIRALDGELRNVTCIFYLVLRAMDTIEDDMTISLETKVPMLENFHSYLYQPDWKFMGSKGKDRQLLEDFPTISWEFRNLAKVYQDIIADVCQMGGPGIAEFLKKKVDSKQDWDEYCHYVSGLVGIGLSRLFSASKLEDPIIGQDTDLANSAGLFLQKNNIIRDYLEDQVEGREFWPREVWSKYVKKLSDLAMPENIDKAVQCMNELITDTLHHVPDILTYLSQLRNQSVFNFCAIPQVMAIATLAACYNNKQVFRGVVKIRKGQAVTLMMDATNIDAVKAIMYQYVEEIYQKIPSTDPSSSRTQQIIASIRSLSVPSGALISRAHYSPIYLSCVILLAALSWHYLSTFSKVTEEYGRELSTEL, encoded by the exons ATGCCAATGGAGCTGCTGAAGAAATGGCTGGGCCATCCGGAAGAGCTCTACAACCTGGTGAAGTTCAAGCTGGGCGGCTATAAGGCGGTGATGCCCCAGGCAGACGAG GACATGCTCTGTGACAGCCTCCGCACCTGCTACACGTACCTGAATCAGACCAGCCGGAGCTTTGCTGCCGTCATCCGAGCGCTCGATGGAGAGCTGCG CAACGTGACATGCATCTTCTACTTGGTTCTCCGAGCCATGGACACCATTGAGGACGACATGACCATCAGTCTAGAAACCAAGGTCCCCATGCTAGAGAACTTTCACTCCTACCTGTACCAGCCAGACTGGAAATTCATGGGGAGCAAGGGCAAAGACAGGCAGTTGCTAGAGGACTTCCCAACG ATCTCTTGGGAATTTCGGAACCTGGCAAAGGTCTATCAAGACATCATTGCCGACGTTTGCCAAATGGGGGGACCTGGGATTGCTGAGTTCCTGAAGAAGAAGGTGGATTCCAAGCAGGATTGGGATGAG TATTGCCACTATGTTTCTGGCCTGGTTGGGATCGGCCTCTCCCGGCTCTTCTCTGCATCCAAGCTGGAAGATCCCATCATTGGACAAGACACGGATCTGGCCAACTCCGCGGGCCtcttcctgcaaaaaaacaacaTCATTCGAGACTACCTGGAGGACCAAGTAGAAGGCAGAGAATTCTGGCCCAGAGAG GTTTGGAGCAAGTATGTGAAGAAACTTTCTGATCTGGCCATGCCAGAGAATATCGACAAGGCTGTTCAGTGCATGAATGAGCTCATCACCGACACACTCCATCACGTTCCGGACATCTTGACCTACTTATCCCAGCTGAGAAACCAAAGCGTGTTCAATTTCTGTGCTATTCCCCAG GTGATGGCCATTGCCACTTTGGCTGCCTGCTACAACAACAAGCAGGTTTTCAGAGGGGTGGTGAAGATCCGGAAGGGACAAGCCGTCACCCTGATGATGGATGCCACCAATATCGATGCTGTCAAAGCCATCATGTACCAGTACGTGGAAGAG ATCTACCAGAAGATCCCAAGCACTGATCCTTCTTCCAGCAGAACTCAACAGATCATCGCTTCCATCCGATCCCTGAGTGTCCCCAGCGGCGCCCTCATCTCCCGAGCCCATTACTCACCCATCTATCTGTCCTGTGTCATCCTCTTGGCTGCCTTGAGCTGGCACTATCTGAGCACCTTCTCAAAAGTGACAGAGGAATATGGGCGAGAACTGAGCACAGAGCTCTAA
- the LOC143835220 gene encoding squalene synthase-like isoform X2: MDTIEDDMTISLETKVPMLENFHSYLYQPDWKFMGSKGKDRQLLEDFPTISWEFRNLAKVYQDIIADVCQMGGPGIAEFLKKKVDSKQDWDEYCHYVSGLVGIGLSRLFSASKLEDPIIGQDTDLANSAGLFLQKNNIIRDYLEDQVEGREFWPREVWSKYVKKLSDLAMPENIDKAVQCMNELITDTLHHVPDILTYLSQLRNQSVFNFCAIPQVMAIATLAACYNNKQVFRGVVKIRKGQAVTLMMDATNIDAVKAIMYQYVEEIYQKIPSTDPSSSRTQQIIASIRSLSVPSGALISRAHYSPIYLSCVILLAALSWHYLSTFSKVTEEYGRELSTEL, from the exons ATGGACACCATTGAGGACGACATGACCATCAGTCTAGAAACCAAGGTCCCCATGCTAGAGAACTTTCACTCCTACCTGTACCAGCCAGACTGGAAATTCATGGGGAGCAAGGGCAAAGACAGGCAGTTGCTAGAGGACTTCCCAACG ATCTCTTGGGAATTTCGGAACCTGGCAAAGGTCTATCAAGACATCATTGCCGACGTTTGCCAAATGGGGGGACCTGGGATTGCTGAGTTCCTGAAGAAGAAGGTGGATTCCAAGCAGGATTGGGATGAG TATTGCCACTATGTTTCTGGCCTGGTTGGGATCGGCCTCTCCCGGCTCTTCTCTGCATCCAAGCTGGAAGATCCCATCATTGGACAAGACACGGATCTGGCCAACTCCGCGGGCCtcttcctgcaaaaaaacaacaTCATTCGAGACTACCTGGAGGACCAAGTAGAAGGCAGAGAATTCTGGCCCAGAGAG GTTTGGAGCAAGTATGTGAAGAAACTTTCTGATCTGGCCATGCCAGAGAATATCGACAAGGCTGTTCAGTGCATGAATGAGCTCATCACCGACACACTCCATCACGTTCCGGACATCTTGACCTACTTATCCCAGCTGAGAAACCAAAGCGTGTTCAATTTCTGTGCTATTCCCCAG GTGATGGCCATTGCCACTTTGGCTGCCTGCTACAACAACAAGCAGGTTTTCAGAGGGGTGGTGAAGATCCGGAAGGGACAAGCCGTCACCCTGATGATGGATGCCACCAATATCGATGCTGTCAAAGCCATCATGTACCAGTACGTGGAAGAG ATCTACCAGAAGATCCCAAGCACTGATCCTTCTTCCAGCAGAACTCAACAGATCATCGCTTCCATCCGATCCCTGAGTGTCCCCAGCGGCGCCCTCATCTCCCGAGCCCATTACTCACCCATCTATCTGTCCTGTGTCATCCTCTTGGCTGCCTTGAGCTGGCACTATCTGAGCACCTTCTCAAAAGTGACAGAGGAATATGGGCGAGAACTGAGCACAGAGCTCTAA